One genomic region from Chthonomonas calidirosea T49 encodes:
- a CDS encoding metal-dependent transcriptional regulator, with protein sequence MASKEVREVTLRVPASCRPAARDRARQELTESIEEYTEGIYRLQEELDVVSTGDIARYMCVSPASVTTMLKRLVELGLAEHTPYHGVRLTSQGEELSLKLLRKHRLVECMLVDFLELPWDDVHELACKLEHYLSEEVADRIEHAMGYPKTCPHGNPIDARVRDGSVRLSTCLTGDKLCVVRITDERAEFLAYLLEIGLVPRTKIEVMNRTPFGDVMTLHVEGREMPVAVGREVADSVWVCRQEEIQSSPTTTDSQ encoded by the coding sequence ATGGCCAGCAAGGAAGTGAGGGAGGTTACCTTAAGGGTACCTGCCAGCTGTCGTCCGGCAGCAAGAGACAGGGCACGTCAGGAGTTAACCGAGAGTATTGAAGAGTATACGGAGGGCATTTACCGCCTCCAAGAGGAGCTAGATGTGGTGAGCACAGGGGACATCGCGCGATATATGTGTGTTTCCCCTGCGTCAGTAACCACTATGTTGAAACGCCTTGTGGAGTTAGGGCTTGCAGAGCATACGCCGTACCATGGCGTTCGGCTTACGTCTCAGGGTGAGGAGCTTTCGCTAAAACTTTTGCGCAAGCATCGGCTGGTGGAGTGCATGTTGGTGGATTTCTTGGAGTTGCCCTGGGATGATGTGCATGAGCTTGCCTGTAAGCTGGAGCACTATCTCAGTGAGGAGGTAGCCGATAGGATCGAGCACGCCATGGGCTATCCGAAAACCTGTCCGCACGGCAACCCAATAGATGCGCGCGTACGGGATGGTTCCGTGCGACTTTCAACATGTCTCACCGGGGATAAGCTATGTGTGGTGCGCATTACAGATGAAAGGGCGGAGTTTTTGGCGTATCTACTGGAGATCGGTCTCGTTCCGCGCACAAAAATAGAGGTTATGAACCGGACTCCGTTCGGCGATGTGATGACTTTACATGTAGAGGGGCGCGAAATGCCCGTAGCTGTGGGACGTGAGGTGGCAGATAGTGTATGGGTTTGTCGGCAAGAGGAGATTCAAAGTTCTCCTACGACGACGGACTCCCAATGA
- a CDS encoding FeoA family protein: protein MRADPHRHKGKKPGCWFSRWLYRMQEAQGALERAEAFQDGKGPRSLADLRPGECADVLFLTGTARERLRLMEMGLTPGVHVKVLRVAAFGGPLDVLVRGYQLSLRREEAAAVLLADFEEGS from the coding sequence ATGAGGGCAGACCCACATCGTCATAAGGGAAAAAAGCCAGGATGCTGGTTTTCTCGGTGGCTTTATCGCATGCAGGAGGCGCAAGGGGCTCTGGAACGCGCAGAGGCTTTTCAAGATGGAAAAGGGCCTCGTAGTTTGGCAGATCTGCGTCCTGGGGAGTGTGCGGATGTGCTGTTTTTGACCGGGACGGCGCGTGAGCGCTTGCGGTTGATGGAGATGGGCCTAACGCCTGGAGTACATGTAAAGGTCTTGCGTGTGGCCGCATTTGGTGGGCCTTTAGATGTGCTCGTTCGTGGTTATCAGCTATCTTTACGAAGGGAAGAGGCAGCAGCAGTGCTGTTAGCCGATTTCGAGGAAGGGTCATGA